The DNA sequence AAACCAATTCTTGGAGAGAATAATGGATTTGGATCAGGTAATTTACTAGTTGAATATTTTACAGTATTTCCTTCTTCATCTTGAAAATTTAAATTGTCAACAGCAGAATTCTCAAATCCTGTATTGCCAAAGAATGGAACGTCAATTCTTAACCCCATTGTTAATTTAAAATCTTTGTTTAAGTGCCAATCATCTTGTCCGTAAATTCCGGCATATGTTACTTCAAGAGGTTGAACTGGTTTATCCATTCCTGGTTGATTTGACCATCTCACTTGGAATCTTCTAACAGTAGTAGGTGAAGCAGTTCCGTTTATGTAAGCATTTGCATCAGCATAAAAATCATCTAAAGAATTATATACATAAACACTTTGTGATCCCGGGAAGAAAATATTTTCCGATTCATAATATTCTAAGCTTGCACCAAATGTAAAATTATGATCTGCACCATAAATTGAGAAATTGTTTTGTAATTGAAAACTTTTGTATCTCAATTCATTATTTGGCGTAAACGGCTCAAAGCCAAAAGAGATATAATTTGCACCATCTTTAAGAATATCAACCATCGGGAATAATTTATCACTTTTATATCCGCGGCTTTCATCTTGGTAAGTATATCCAACAATTAAATTGTTAGCCATATTATCGCCAATTCTTGCATTCCACTCACCAACAATTGAGCGAATATTTTCCAAAATACTATAATTTGAATTTGCATAGTTCATTGAATTTGAATTTGTTCTTCTATTTCCAAATCCCAATGAGGAAGAGTTAGACATTAAAACGTCAGTTTCAGAATCTAAATGAGTATATCTTAAACTCAATTTATTATTATCATCCAAGTTATAATCTAATTTTGCAATAAATCTTGTTGCAGGTGTTTCAAAATCATAACCTTGGTAAGGTCCAGTTTCATAATCAAAATTTTGTTTTAGGAATGAGCTGAGGTTATCCAAATCTGATGCTAAAACTCTAGTTGTATTTCCAACAACTTCTTGACCACCAGCATTTGCTTCAAAAGTTGTTGCAGGATTTGTAAGAGCCTCATTTTCAAAATTCATGAAAAAGAACAATTTATTCTTAATTATCGGTCCGCCTAAACTCAAACCAACTTGGCTGTAATTAAAAGTTCCTGGATTGAAATCCAAATCGCCAGCTTTTGTTCCAACTAAACCATCATCTCTAAATTTATAATAAGCAGTTCCGGAAAAATCGTTGGTTCCACTTCTTGTTACAGTGTTAACACCAGCACCTACGAAATTACCTTGACGAACATCATAAGGAGCAATATTAATTTGCAATTGTTCAATTGCATCCATAGAAATTGGAGCAACACCGGTCCTATCACCCGGTTGACCAGCTAATCCAAATGAATTATTGAAATATGAACCATCTACAGAAATATTGTTATATCTGTTATCTTGACCGGCAAATGAAAAACCTTGAGCACTGCTTCCATCAGGAACACCAGCTCTACTGAATTGAGGAGTTAAACGAGCAAAGTCACCAATTCTTCCAGTAATTGTTGGTAAAGTTTTAATAGCTTCTTTGTTTATTGCAGTAGCAGCACCTGTTCTTTCAGAACTAAATATTGCATCTCTTTCACCAGCAACAACAACTTCGCCTAATTCAATATTTGCATCAACCATATTAAAATTAACATCAGAAGAAACACCAAGGTTTAGATATACGTTATCTCTTACTTGTTCTTTGAATCCAACATAAGATGCTGTAACTTTGTAAGGACCACCAACTCTCATACCGGCTACAAAAAATCTTCCATCTAATCGGGTTGAAGCACCGTAAGTTGTTCCAGATGGAGTATGAACTGCAATAACGTTTGCACCCGGCAATGGATTTCCGTCACCGTCTGTTACAATTCCATTAATTGATGAAGTTGTAACACCTTGTGCAAATAAACTGCCAAAACTTATTACAAAAAGTAATAACATTAGGGCAGATTTAAAGTAATTAGTTTGGGGCATAAAGGTCTCCTATTTTGTTATGTAAATTCAGTTTTAATTTACGTTTTTCTAAGATTTTTGTACTCAAATATTTGTAAAATACTTCGGCTTTCCAAAACAAAAATAAGATTTAATAATTTTTTAACATTGCATTTTATTAAAAAAAAATATAAAGAAAATTTGAATTTGAGAAGTTTGAAAATTTTTAAATTCTTAAATTTGTAACTAATTAATAAATCTGTAATCAATGCAATCTTATTAAAAAAATATTAAATCAAAATTTTCCTAAATGAATTTGAATAATTATCCAAAAGATTAGAAGATTATATTGGACAAACCGAATTGCATCCCTTTTGATAAATATTTTGAATAAATTTTTACTATGAAAAAAACAATTTTATTTATTTTAATTTCCTTAAAATTATTTGCCCAACAAGTAACTTTAAATGGTGTAGTTAAAGATTCGTTAACCGGAAATCCTATCGAATTTGCAAATATAATTTTAACAGAAATTAACATTGGAGCAAGCAGTAATACAAACGGAAGTTTTTCATTAGAGATTCCAAAAGTGGGAAAATATTTAATTAAATTTTCACATGTTGGATATCGAACATATAGTAAAAATTTCGAGATTACAAAAAATTCATATTTTGAAATAAATTTAATTCCTTCGGAAATTTTACTTGAGCAAACTACAGTATTAAGTTCACTTCCTAAATTTAGAGAAACTCCGGTAGCAAATAAGGATTATAATAATTTTCAAATAGAAAAAAATCTTGGAAACAGAGATGCCGGTTTTATTATGGAATCTTCTCCAAGTGTTTTTATTTCTTCGCACGGCGGAGGAATGGGAGATTACAAAATTTCTATAAGAGGATTTAACCATACAAATATTGCAGTTATGTTAAACGGAGTTCCGGTAAACAATTTGGAAAACGGTGAAATTTATTGGTCAAATTGGGCTGGAATTGCGGATGTTCTAGAACGTGTAAATGTTCAAAGAGGACTAGGTGCAAATCCATATTCAATTTCGTCAATTGGAGGATCAGTTAATTTTTTAACAAAAGGTGTAAATAGTTTAAATAATTTCGCAAAATTCAGCATGGAATTTGGTTCTGATAATTTTCAAAAAAAGACAATTGCATTTTCACAACAAATACTTGGAAATAGTTTGTTGCTAACATCATTTATTTCAAAAAAAGATTGGGATGGATATGTTGATCAAACTTGGGTTGATGAATTTTCATATTATTTTGCTCTTGGCGGAATTTACGGAAATCATTCACTTGAACTTCAAGCTATAGGTTCTCCTCAAGAACATGGTCAGCGTTTAACAATGCTTACAATTGATGAATGGAAATTATACGGAAAGAATTTTAATTTCGATTGGGGATATTTAAATGGAAAACCATTAAATCTAAGAGATAATATTTTTCACAAACCGACTTTCAATTTAAATCATAATTGGCAAATTAACCAAAATTGGATTTTATCAAACATTCTATATTATTCTTATGGAGATGGCGGAGGAACCGTTCCACCTTGGGCAAATTTTAACAAAACTGAAAATGGATTAATTGATTTTGATTCTGAGTGGAAAAAAAATTCCAATAATGTAAATACAAATTTTCATCCTTTGTTAAATTACACAGAAAATGCTTTACGATTTACTGTTCACAGTCATAATTGGTTTGGTGTAATTTCTAATGCAAGATTTAAAAAAGAAAATATAGAAATTTCTACTGGCATTGATGCAAGATATTACTCAGCTCAAAATTATAGGAAAGTAGGAAATTTATTAGGCGGGGATTATACAATCGGCAGCAGCAATATCAATTTGGATGCAAATGAATTATTATTCAAAGGTGATAAAATTGATTACAATGCTGATAGTTATGTTCGGCAAATCGGCGGATTTATTCAAAGTGAATTTAATTTTGATGATTTATTGTTGTACACAAATTTCTCGTTTTCTTCAACCGGATATAAAAGGTTAGATTATTTTAATTATTTAACTAATGATTCCAAAAGAGAAACTGATTGGCTTGATATTCTAGGTTTTACTGTAAAATCCGGCGCAAATTATAATTTGGATAATTTTAATAATCTCTTTTTTAACATTGGATATTTTTCAAAAGCTCCACTTTCGGAAAATGTTTTTGATTATCTAAATAATAAATATGAAAATCTGAAAAATGAAAAAATTATAAATATTGAATTGGGATATGGATTTAGTACAACTGATTTTCAAATTTCATCAAATTTATATTTTACCGAATGGAA is a window from the Ignavibacteriota bacterium genome containing:
- a CDS encoding TonB-dependent receptor, which codes for MPQTNYFKSALMLLLFVISFGSLFAQGVTTSSINGIVTDGDGNPLPGANVIAVHTPSGTTYGASTRLDGRFFVAGMRVGGPYKVTASYVGFKEQVRDNVYLNLGVSSDVNFNMVDANIELGEVVVAGERDAIFSSERTGAATAINKEAIKTLPTITGRIGDFARLTPQFSRAGVPDGSSAQGFSFAGQDNRYNNISVDGSYFNNSFGLAGQPGDRTGVAPISMDAIEQLQINIAPYDVRQGNFVGAGVNTVTRSGTNDFSGTAYYKFRDDGLVGTKAGDLDFNPGTFNYSQVGLSLGGPIIKNKLFFFMNFENEALTNPATTFEANAGGQEVVGNTTRVLASDLDNLSSFLKQNFDYETGPYQGYDFETPATRFIAKLDYNLDDNNKLSLRYTHLDSETDVLMSNSSSLGFGNRRTNSNSMNYANSNYSILENIRSIVGEWNARIGDNMANNLIVGYTYQDESRGYKSDKLFPMVDILKDGANYISFGFEPFTPNNELRYKSFQLQNNFSIYGADHNFTFGASLEYYESENIFFPGSQSVYVYNSLDDFYADANAYINGTASPTTVRRFQVRWSNQPGMDKPVQPLEVTYAGIYGQDDWHLNKDFKLTMGLRIDVPFFGNTGFENSAVDNLNFQDEEGNTVKYSTSKLPDPNPLFSPRIGFNWDLNGDKTTQLRGGTGIFTGRPAYVWVSNQIGNNGVLTGFEQQDNTTARPFNPDPDHYKPTSVTGDPASSYELAFTDQDFKFPQIWRSNFAVDQKLPLGLIGTAEAIYGKDVNGVYYINANLADPNTAFNGVDSRARWTSGNRINSNISSAIVLKNQNEGSSLNLSASLEKPFSDNWFAKVAYNYGYSENTVDAGSIAFGSWNNNQHSNDPNNPGIAYSNYSPGHRIFAAAAYRLEYFDFGATTFSFFWDGYTPGNASYVFSGDINGDGGTSNDLIYIANDKSEMNFVNIVDNSNNVLFTADQQAEAWDAYIEQDDYLSENRGEYAERGGAFLPMVFRADFSVSQEVFADLLGARNSLQFRVDFLNFGNLLNPDWGVNQRFTTTTPLVVVRNAQANAEGEVQYQLTRTGGNLITESFTPTASIDDVFRIQLSVRYTFN
- a CDS encoding TonB-dependent receptor; this encodes MKKTILFILISLKLFAQQVTLNGVVKDSLTGNPIEFANIILTEINIGASSNTNGSFSLEIPKVGKYLIKFSHVGYRTYSKNFEITKNSYFEINLIPSEILLEQTTVLSSLPKFRETPVANKDYNNFQIEKNLGNRDAGFIMESSPSVFISSHGGGMGDYKISIRGFNHTNIAVMLNGVPVNNLENGEIYWSNWAGIADVLERVNVQRGLGANPYSISSIGGSVNFLTKGVNSLNNFAKFSMEFGSDNFQKKTIAFSQQILGNSLLLTSFISKKDWDGYVDQTWVDEFSYYFALGGIYGNHSLELQAIGSPQEHGQRLTMLTIDEWKLYGKNFNFDWGYLNGKPLNLRDNIFHKPTFNLNHNWQINQNWILSNILYYSYGDGGGTVPPWANFNKTENGLIDFDSEWKKNSNNVNTNFHPLLNYTENALRFTVHSHNWFGVISNARFKKENIEISTGIDARYYSAQNYRKVGNLLGGDYTIGSSNINLDANELLFKGDKIDYNADSYVRQIGGFIQSEFNFDDLLLYTNFSFSSTGYKRLDYFNYLTNDSKRETDWLDILGFTVKSGANYNLDNFNNLFFNIGYFSKAPLSENVFDYLNNKYENLKNEKIINIELGYGFSTTDFQISSNLYFTEWKDKAISKMISDVNTNQFYFYNLSGASARHMGIELTSTYHLFNYLKFEGMFSNAINKWTNNVFAVVAPESDPTQQTVINSYVKNVYVGGSPMTSAYLSLEFEHNFNQNFSITLNPLIKFYGNHYADFNPNLRNNIDDENINSWKLPNYTIMDFHISANVNLNLSYLQKIILHLNSFNLLNNKDYIVDAIDGISHNSQSALVWFGRERWWNFSLSFEL